The Rhodamnia argentea isolate NSW1041297 chromosome 7, ASM2092103v1, whole genome shotgun sequence genome contains the following window.
ttattgatgataaggaaaatattttttatgaaagttACATGCTCGAAATCATCAAATTCCGTGGCGTCCATATTTCGGAATCTCTTATGAATGACAATAGATTGCACAACGGGCCATCTCTTTTATGATCGGTTTGGAGGCAACAAAAAATGAATCCTCTTAAATGAATATTCTTTGTAATTTTACGAGAGATCTATTAGTAGGCCCATTCGTTCATTTCTGTAAACGATGCAAGcaaatatttttaggaaaatgtttttcaagtcattcatttttcgcgaaacaaacaaagcctaaaagtttatattgcttacaaaaatggcatgaacaaaaaaaatatattttcattgtccatgaaaaataacgaaaatattttttattggctaattatttcaaacaatacaaacaattattttgtaaaaactattttttaaaatattatttttccaCGAACTAAATAGGGTCTTATTTGCTTAACAAGCTTTCAAAGGACGCTACTACTTAACAAAATCTGCTAAGCCGTTGCATTAAAGATAAATATAGTGTGGCGTATTGGTATCGGGTGGTCTTTATGGGCATGCAAATGCACACTTTTACAACTCAAATGCAAAGTCCATAAACGATTAATAATATGATTGATCGGATACACCGTGTTCCCGACCCAACTACCCCATGTCTCAACTCACGCATTCGGAAACGAAGGCGGTGGTGTCGAGCTACGGTTGTGTAGAAAGTTACATGCTCGACACCATCAAATTCCGCGGCGTCCACATTTCGGAGCCTCTTATGAACTACAATAGATTGCGCAACGGGCCATCTCTTTTGTGATCGGTTTGGAGGTCACAAAAAATTGAATCCTCTTCGTAGTTTCACGAGAGATCTATCAGTAGGTCCATTCTTTGGGAAGAAGTAAATCtgaggagcaggaggaggatGAGCTTTGGCTCTGCATTACAATACGACGTTGCGTTGCATCCTTTCCATCTTGATTCTTCACCAGGTTTGGTTCCACGTTGTTGGGTTTTTCTTTGGTATCTGACAATAAATGAACGTTTTTCAGACAAACAAATAGAATatcgcaacaacaaaaaaaaaggtttaaattgcatcaaaagtaaaaataaaaaataaaaaaattctcaaagttTAAACCTGGTCTTCGGGAAATGCGCAAGCCAAGGGATTGCACATTGAGGTTGAGCGCTTGAACGACCCGAGAAGGCAGGAGGACCGGTGCACAAGCTGCAATGGttgatttcaatgcattgaattttgttaaaaaaaaagaccatttATTATGATTTCAGTTTTAATAacgcaagaaagaagaaaaaattatcaaaagacaTCAAGGATGAACGACAAAGAGCACCATAAATTTGCGCGAATCGATCTTATTGGGGGTATCTACTCTATCGGGAGAGCCGGCTATAAGGAAAATCATCAATGAATTTGGAGCATTGCAGCGTTGCAATCTTTTAATTATTCAAGTATTTTCCGTCCTAAAAGTAAACTCACTAGTGTTGCCTCGCAATCTCTCGtaaaattctcacaaaaaaaaaaaaaaactcacaggAAACCCACTAAAAATACACACCATAAAACATTAACACTCCACTTGTTTACTTTGATGGGTAAccttaaaaaagaaagactTTAAATCCCGTGTTTCAAAAGGTCGATGTGACACTTGAATGTCCTGAACATTGAGCTAGAGTAGGTGCACTTGGGTGAAAGCTCGGGTGGCCGGTCTCCTATGCCCTCGCACCATAGGCACCTCCAGTTATGTCTTCGACCCGTCTTTCTTTAGGCTCAATCCAACTCCATATATGACAATTTGGAGCCAAAAATTTAACACATTATCATTGATCGGTACTATCATGCATGGCGTGGCTACATGTATCATGCATGTAAGTTTTTGTCCTCATGGAGAGATACAAGAACTTTCTTGATCCGAACGAGAGCAAAGAAAATGTGgtctatctatatatatatatgcaacaCACGTGTGTGTACATATCAAATGTATATTGGGCATAAATTATTGAGAGTGAAGATATTTGTGGGGAATACGTATAAacgcaaaaaaataaagaaaattagagAAGCGTTCTGAATTTCTCACGGAGGGTGCAAGGATGTTGATTATTGCACTATAAGGACAATCAAGTAATTCAAAGTGCATTTCTTAATAGAAATTGAGTAGTTAATTTCTTAGCTctattctttttcaaatttttttgggggttaATTGTACGCATTTTTCATCTTTGCTTCACAATTAGAAATTAAGTCTATAGGGGGGCTATATGTGAAATACAAAAGCGATGTCCTGagataactctctctctctctctctctctctctctctctctatatatatatatatatatgtatacatatgtGGGTGTGTGATcttaaaattgttgaaattcaaATGTGTTTTACCTTGGTCCTTGCCTTTTGACCGGGTATTTGCACCTTGTgttagagaagaagaagaagatgatgatgatgataataataataataataataatacctCGAAAAAGCAaagggcaatttttttttaatggacaaAATGAGTTACAACgattatttttgggaaaatatcaaataaagtgctatcattttctcaaataaatgacTTTAAGTggactttatttgaaataagattttgAAATGATTATGTTAGTCTCAAAGAAAGGTCTAACCTTTAAACTAGTCAagagcattttcgtcttttactttttgaattttttcctttttctgtttttttccttcgaCCACCGACAATGCTTGAAGAGGGCTGGGTGAGGGTCGACGAGGGCTTGCCCCACTTGTACAAGGGCCGCCCTCACCGGCTACGGGCATCACCATGCCTGCGGCCGGTGAGAGCTTGCGAGCCCTCACCCATTGACCCTCGCCAaccgcaacaaagaaaaaaagaaatgagaaaaaagaaaagaatataaaataaaaaataatctagaattaattttctttttcaaaaatacaCTTGACTGGCCGAAACATTTAGTCGATCGGTGtcgggtctttatttgaaactgtcatggccacttcatatccttatttgagaccgatatgatcacttcgggctcttatttgaaataagatccatttcggatttttatttgagaaaacgaaggcacttcaagctcttatttgaaattttaccgTTATTTTTTTCACCGGACCATATGTGTGCGCGCACATTTGTATGAGTAACTGTTgcttccattttattttataaagaGTGGCTTTAAAGGAATAGCAAGCGAGTCAATCGAGTGTTTTTGATTTAATATATAAGAGATGTATACctaaaaaacaacttcaaaatgtGTGACATTAAAGATTAATAGAGTTCGAATGTGCATTACCCGGCTTCTCGCGGCTGGGCTGGGGATTCGCCCTTGGTGTTTGTGGAAGGAAAACGCCGGTGCCCTCGGACCTCCGACCCGAATCCAGGAAAATTGCTTGCATCCCGGGTCCTCCAGAAACCCAATTTGAACACAGAGATTTGGGCCCAAAATGAGACTTCGCGGGACGCTTCGTTTTCTAATAATTAATCAGAATTAACTTTCATTATTTCATACATCAAACTagtaattttcttataattGTATGGCGAGTTAGACAAAGGAGCAGAAGGTAAATTTCAATTAGTAGAGGTAATTATCCAAAAACTGTTAAGATAATAAATgagtaacttttatttttccagaTAACTTGTTGATTACTTATCGAGACTTTGTTTTTTTGATTCCCAATTTAATCTTATAGTTTACAAAACCGCTATTTTGTACTGACTTACCTAGTAAAAGTCTCAGAGTCTATTAACCCTTATATTCGATTGTCAAGCTTTATCAGAGCAACACAGTAAGCAAATCCCACGTATAATACTAGATATTAGGGTAAGACACTAAGCAACTACTTACTAACTTAAGgtaaattaaatagaaaatcaaacaaacgtCGGTAGCTCACTGAAATGGAAGTTAACAGCTCGTAATTAGTTGATAATATACGAAGCAAAGTTGATAAATCACTTAAACTGAGGCTAGTAATTTCATAGGTGAATTCGTCAATTTAAGAGTGTGTTAAGAAGggtaaataaaagttggtaaaaaaaatgattttaaaaaaagttggcaaacAGAAGAAAACTAAATTTGCTAAGTAACTAGTATGAAAGTTGGTAAGAAAAAATTAGCGGGTaatttaattcaagaaaagttagtAAGTCAGTCTAATTAAGGCcgcaaaatttctaaaagaaattggctAATTCAAGGCATTGATAAGAAATCCAAATGCACTATTGTTAGTTTATTCTGGCTGAATTAACCGAACCCTTGAACAATTACCTCAGTCTGTAAATTTGCAGGCTTCACCTTGTATTAGGTTTAGCAAATGTTGATGGGATTTAGGCAGCTAAGGACAGAGGAAAGCTGAAGCCAGATATGATCTAAAGCCAAGACAATTTGAAAAGCACAAAGCATGCTATAATAGTACTTTGATAAGAGAACAGATTGTTCATTTCAATACGTAAAATGAGAGTTTTGCTGTgataaaggagagagaaaatcacACCAAGTGACTGAAACAAATGCTGGGTTATACAGCAATAATGAGGGTGAGCTACAATTGCTGAACTAAGTAGAATAATAAAAGGAAGGAGTTTGATGACCTAAACATCTGCAGAACGCAGAAGGGTTTAGCCGCCTACCCGTCGAAGAGGCTCCGGCTCAACAGCCTGTGCTCGGGCAGGAGGACCGTGTCGTTGCTGGTTCTGTTGATTCCTCAAATATGTCTGCAAGAAATAGAAAGAATGAACCTTTCTTTTTATGCTCTTCATTCTTGATTtactagaaaagagaaaaatggagcttcagagagagagagagagagagagtcaaaacATGGACGAGACCTTGGCTTGGCAGGTTTCGTCTGGGACATGGGATGGAAGCCAAGTCATTCCTTCTTCTTCGAACACGACTTCGCCATCTTCAGCCATATATATATTGCAAGACTCAGTGCACGTCCCCGTGCGCGAGcacgagatagagagagagagagagaggcgactGCTTTCTTCACCAAGGCGTTTGAGAAAGGAAAGAGTCCTTTTTTAAAGGCCGTCTCCAATGTCCAACCTGCAACTTAACTAAACATGTCTTTCTGCTTAGAGGTTTCTTTCTGAAAGGTCTAGCATTCGACATGAGAGGGTTGAGAGGTTGGGTTTGGTAAACCCTCTTCATTTCAATTTTCCCTCCTACTCTTCTTCACGTGAACCCTTGGGTGCTCCAAACGACATCAGCCTAGTCAGTCCTACATCCGTACGTTCTTTTAGGTGGGAATATCCTCGTTTTACCCGACAAGGGAACCCGCTCTTAGTTTATATGCCTCGTATGTATGCTATGTCTCGTCTTGCTGCCCGGAGTAATCACGACGCGAGGTGAACTCCGAATGGCGACTTGAATACAGAAATGTATCGCTAGTGTCGAGAATCGAACGCGTCTCTCGGATGTTAGCTCACATTCGCAAAATCCATTCACTTGAGTTTATTAGTTGGGTGGGTTTTCACAATCATAGAAAAGTGGTTTGGTGATATCAGGTGTGATGTACACACAGAGTTTATGCATTCAAGGACAAATGCCCCTGTTTTTCTTCACCACCTCACCGGCGTTCACCACACTGAGCAAGTATAGAAGAAAAGTGGGTGCCTCGGATCTCTGATGTTTACACGTGTCATCAAACAGatagatttttctactttcaatCATTGGAGTATGCCCTTGTACATTTTTCagtcagtcctaaacttttcacacttttacaaattcagtcctaaaccttttaagtttgtcgattcagtcctaaaccttttcacacttttgccaattcaatcttaaactttttaagtttgccgattcaatcctattcGTCGGCCCTAATCCGGGGAGACCGTCGGCCttgaagccaaaaaaataatttttgatttttttttataaaatattaaaatattattaaaatttatccacgtcagcTATTTTCAACCAATAGGATTGAAtaggcaaaaagtgaaaaggtcgaggacttttttgataaaagtgtgaaatgtttaagacttttttgacaattttttctaCATTAATATGTAGTAACccctattttttaatttctaaacatgacttgaaaaagaaaaactacgTGTGTTAATTGTTCACTGACCTCACCAACCTAGTTCTTCGAAGGTTCCATAGAGCATAGAGGTGAATGATGATCTTCAAGCACCCAGCCTATCCTTCTGTGCAGAAGCATGGTAATCCAGTATCTTCATTTGGCTCCCAACCTAATTGTTTGAAGGCGAGAAAGATTCCGAATTCGAAAGGTCGATGAAATCCACATTCGGTGATGTGAATTTCGATTTTGCCGTAactatcaatcaaatcaatcatctCCTAACATCGAATAAACCCAATTGTGTCGTTGTTGATCAAACGACCGACTGATGCACCCCATGAACTATGTGGTGTCGAGCTTGAATTCTATCAAGCGCAACCTCCTAAAGGCTGTGTGCCCCAAGGAAATCATACTATGTAAACACCCCCGGTTCGAATGTGGATGACCTGTCTTTAGCCGGATTTGAACGGTGGTCCTAGTCCGCCATCTATgcacgaaacaaacaaaaatcgaTGATCATCGCT
Protein-coding sequences here:
- the LOC115752033 gene encoding uncharacterized protein LOC115752033, producing MAEDGEVVFEEEGMTWLPSHVPDETCQAKTYLRNQQNQQRHGPPARAQAVEPEPLRRKTKRPAKSHFGPKSLCSNWVSGGPGMQAIFLDSGRRSEGTGVFLPQTPRANPQPSREKPACAPVLLPSRVVQALNLNVQSLGLRISRRPDTKEKPNNVEPNLVKNQDGKDATQRRIVMQSQSSSSSCSSDLLLPKEWTY